The Nymphaea colorata isolate Beijing-Zhang1983 chromosome 11, ASM883128v2, whole genome shotgun sequence genome includes the window TTAAAAGTGTTGTGGGAGTTCCcgagttctctctctctgtcgctGCGACGGCCATTCATGGCCATGGTCaattcttccctttcttcttcatcatctcttCCTTCTGCTTATTTTCGCTCCAGAACTCCCAATTTCGGGATTCGTCCAAGACAGCTTTCATTCTCTGCTATCAATATCAGATCGGAGGCGGCAGACTTATCATCGTCGCAGGAAGTTGGTGGATCAACGTTGCTGTCACCGGCAGATTCGTCCAATCTCTTCGAATCGTCCGCTCTTCCGGTGAGTCGGTCGTACCCTGGAGGAGTGGGGCCTTACACGGGAAGGCACCTGGACGTGAAGAAGCCCGAATGGCTGAGGCAGAGGGCTCCAGAGGGGGAGAGGTACAAAGAGCTCAAAGGCTCGCTGGCCCAACTGAAGCTCCACACTGTCTGCGAGGAAGCCCAGTGCCCCAACATTGGAGAGGctagattctctctctctctctctttctctctctctctctctctctctctctctctctctctctctctctctctcattctatAAGTTCTTTCCTTATAGAGCATTTGAATCCATTCGTTAATTTGGAATGAAACTGGAGCAATGGGTTATTTACTGTTCGTTGCAATTTGTTTTCCGTAGTGCTTCCAACAGTTTCAGTTTTTCTAGGAATTTGACTGTGTTATTGGGTGATTGGTGGTTTAGTATGTCTATTGTTGATGTAGCTATCAAAACAATTTTTGTGATCATCTTTCCTTTCTGGAATTGTCAATATTGCTCGCTTGATGTTGAGGTTTCTCTAGCATTTCATAGTCAATTTGTTTGTCTgagcatttttcttttatttattttgttttttttaaataaacgcTGCAAAATCAACTTGTCCCTTTGGACCCTTTCTGTTGTTAGTAAACGGATTTTACTTTTGATGCACCAATGCCTTTCGAAGGCCATTGTTCTAGATGGTCATTTGCAGTTGGTTTTGCTGTTTGCAGTGTTGGAATGGAAGGGGACGGGCTGGCGAAGAAGGAGATGGTGTTGGGACCGCAACGATCATGCTTTTAGGGGATACATGTACAAGGGGTTGTAGGTTCTGCGCTGTGAAAACTAGCAGGAATCCTTCACCAGCAGATCCTATGGAACCAGAGAACACTGCAAGAGCAATAGCTAGTTGGGGGTGAGTTTGTTGGTTGATTAAGCAGATGAAAATCTTTTCGTTTTCCTGATACTTCGATTATAAGTATCTTTGAAATAGATTAATACCActaaatgatattttaatatgTTAACATCGAAGTTTGTGAATTTTGCATCACTGATGTCTTTGGATAGGTTGACACAAGTATCACATCTGAGGGAATTGTGGCTTCATTTATGCTATTTCCTATCTGTATATGTGCTTTCATGGATAGAGGTTGACAAGTatcacaacatgaagaggttgcaggttgagataataacttcaatgcaagttgttggagatttggtgtcgatgctccaaaacataaccaccaattaacaggatcttcttcatctcttcccattgcagcttgtattgaatcatttcttccaccagagaaggtcgcaaactcattatttattatcttcaaccgatGAGGATCAAAatatagtcttcccaaacatatctccctattttttgatatttctggatTTCGATTAGGAGAAACACGACCagtacctcctgccaaccatgtttgtccataatatttgggatttaaggagtgtgccatacaatgcaaagggttattgcttctgttccatcttcttactaaaattgtatgcacatgatcgaaaaactcagaatcatcaagtgcaacattcttcttctcaagtctaaaaatgatgttttgaattttttcaatcatgttatcccacatatcataaactttatgaagcatgggTCCTTCTTTATCTACTTCTCTCAGCATCTGCCAAATAGGCTTTGTAAACTgcaaaaaatatgtaactttatcccaccattcatcatctaaaatgcattttttaatttcttgagccttcacaatgtcatcattgtgataaaactcccaatcattgtcagtcaccataagtgttaatgcatctttcacctgctttattctttttatcattacaataatggatgcaaaacgagtctctggtaccttcaacaatttcaaatcataatgcctattaaatatagcaagagcattgttgtagtttacaacaaaatttttgatgtttttgacatcatgctcaagctcctcaatGCATGAACACAAGAAACCggcatttggatcatcttttgatgggttgtaaatagttttaacttttaagtgctagatttatactgtgtgccacacaaggagtcaaaaatatgtgactatacttgggatcacttgccaaattcattcatgctcgttggcaaactggagcattattagtaataatttgcacaacattatcttcacccacttctttgatgacttctataaatagcccttttaaatactcaacatctttatactccctagatgcatcaacacatttcaagaagattggtccatcaagcgaataagcaataaaatttatcagtggctgcctttgtatatcagtccacccgtcagaaacaatggatactccatattgtatcaatgaaattttcttcttctttaataatttttcaatgtttgcctTCTCTTCCGCAAGAATTACTGAACTCGGGGGTACATAACCACTCAAACTGCAATTAGCCAAACCTGTAACAATatctttccaataaggacttctggctacattaaaaggaagtgaacttgcaaaaaagaaccttccgatccttctatccatctctgcccttcccatattattgaatgcttgtgttaatgtttttcttttctttgaaacatcttcaccttcttcaatagcataaagaggaacaTACACACTTGACTTGGATGAAGATTTCTTCGTCTCAGCTGCATCCTgttcttttttaaatatcttaATCTCCTCGTTGGTTACTTTATGGGATGGTCTAATTCCAACGCCTGAGATATGCAACAAATGTGCCTTGCAACATGTATAAGAGCCCGTGAACATTATATcacaaaatttgcaagaaaacattacattcccaccaccacctggTCCTTTTCCTAGTTTCTTCATGTTaaaatatgttgctgtgggaactgggtccattcctggacccggttctatggggcgcgggtaccgaggcgggctcggtaccctagtcggcttctcctctctccctctttatattgtcacttgtgtttagtgttgaattaagtgaatataattttctctctcctagggttgcggtgagcacctaggtcagagcctccccgtggtttttcacctctttctgaggttttccacgtagattgtgtgttcgttcactctctctctctttgtggttcgtgtttctacatggtatcagagcctgcggagttggagaagcgtttttttCGAGaatcgtcaagttttttcgtcgcccgacgccgttgatgttccggcgccgctgctgcccttgtgacgtcgccctgctctgccgccgtcgtcctttgttccgccgccgccgtcctctgttccgccgccgccgtcctctgttccgccgtccTCTTTTGTGCCTCCGCGGTCCTCCGTTCGGcccgttctttgtttctgccaccgtgggtggcctctgtgttgcgccgtcgcctgctttccgttgccgctgcctctttcccgccgccgtcgccgctgcctccttcccgtcgccgttgcctcattcccgctgctgtgcctcttgttgttGTGTGCTtatttgtgatggcagaagcgatggggactcaaaaagatgccgttcttgacacgggcagtgcctccaagactgagaacgtgccgatccaggtcacctccatccgtctgaccaaggacaattacctatcttggtctgccgctctcgagattgggattactagccgtgggcgtctctcttacatcactggcgacaaacctgcgcccatcaaatctgatcctcaatgggcgacgtgggcgttggaggacagccaagtgaaggtgtggattatcagctccgtgtcatccgatatccagcccctcattctgcggaagccgacctcttttgatatgtggactgtgcttgcaaagatgtatggtcgcaagaagagacatctgcgcacttatcagattaaacgcagtatttactctctgacacagggtgatttgtctgttgctgccttctatgctgccctgaagaccaaatgggaggagctagattatcatgtgactgatgagtggacgtgcggttcagatcattccctctactgggaaaaggaatggatggaccgtacgtttctgtttctgggaggcctgcgggatgaatttgagtctattcgtagccagattcttaatggtgatgagattccggggatagaggaagtatatgctcgtgttgagtctgaagaacaacgtcgccaggtgatgcatcttgacaccggtcatggcccttctgcctttgtcagccgtgccgcagggactgggcagcgtcctgcccgacattgcactcattgccacaagttggggcattcggtggatttctgttgggatcttcatcccgagaagagactggtcagaggtcgtcctccctctggcaagcgtagcccttctgtgtctgattccagtcagagcaattcttctagtggtgcaaagtccaagttgtcccctgctcaactcaaggagctacaggcgtacatcagccgtctatctactacccctgaggagtcctccacgtctgaaggggctcagctagcccaagccctcgttgcctcgactgatcaaggtaatccttctcttggtgattggattgttgatagtggagccactcaccacatgacaggggactctaaactctttcaagaatatcaactttcctctggcaagcaacgcgtgtctatggcagatgggtcttctatctctgtggctgggaaagagagcttgtccctgttgaacaaataccgtctccacaatgccctgcatgttccaaatattcctgtgaacttactctctgtcagcagtattactaaagaattaaactgtaatctgattttctctgctgatcattgttccctgcaggacttggtgacggggaagaagattgggattggttcggttactgatgggctctacaggctgccggtacaagttgcttcagcattgatttctgccacgagtggtcacttgtctggtgtgaacgatagatctactgttctgcgatggcacgagcgacttggacatctccccttccagttaataaagaagttgtttcctcatttgtttgcttctgtctccattgactccttcgcttgtgaagtgtgtcaattggctaaacatgtcagggcttcgtaccctatttctttgaataaaaccactcatccgtttgccttagttcattccgatgtttggggtccttctggagtacccacgtgtggtggttgtcactattttttgacgcttattgatgattactctagatgtacgttcgtgtacttgttgcgagaacgtagtgaggttccagcagttgtgaaaaactttgttgcctttgttgagactcaattccatactactgttcaagctttccgtacggataatgcaagggaatatgtctcccaatcccttgatgaattcttgaaaggcaagggtattgttcatgaaacctcttgtagttatacccctcctcaaaatggtatagctgaacgtaaaaatcgtcatctattgaatgttacccgggccattatgttccaacgtcatgtcccgaagcggtattggggtgatgcacttctcactagtgcacatctcattaaccgtatgcctactagggtgttggatggtcagtctccttattctaccctgtggcccactcagaatccgtggcctcttactcctcgtgtctttgggtgcagttgttttgtgcataatcatagccctactctcaaaaaacttgatccccggtctattaaaggagttttcttggggtactcttccactcagaaggggtataaatgtgtgtatcccactacttccaaagtgtatgtttcgagggatgtcacatttcatgaacatgagtcgtatttttcggtgaatcctcttcagggggagtgtcttgggaacaaaggggaagagtattcctctaaccagctgattcagtttatggagtttttggattacaaggttagtcccagtgtgattgacacggtcacggtcagtaatgagaagggcagccatatggaaggggtcacggtggatgctcagcccactgttgcccgggatcacttgtttggccaggtttatgtcagaaaggagaaagctacagtggaagatgttggtgatgaggatagaaccaatcccaatcctgtgatctccccggatgacccaagtccatcgaatgaagagctccccattgctttgcgcaaaggcaccaggtcatgtacttctcaccctattcagagatttgtttcttatgctaagctcagtacaaattacaaatgttttatcacaaccttatccaaagttgttattcccaggtcggtggatgatgctaaggatgatcccaagtggttacatgctatgacagaggagatgggtgcgttagctaagaacaaaacatgggaagttgttgatatccctaaagggacacacttagttggctctaagtgggtttacaacgtgaagtacaaacctgatggcactgtagatcgatataaagctcttttggttgcaaaggggttcagccagaagtatgggatcgactatcttgagacctttgcccctgttgcaaagttgaagaccgtgagggttattcttgctcttgctgtgcacaggaagtggcgcatggaccagtttgatgttaaaaatgcgttcttgaacggccatctggaggaagaagtctatatgagcatgcctcccgggtatgttcaagagggaaaatgttgtcacctcaagaaagctttgtatggcttgaagcagtcgcctagagcttggtttgagagactaaggatcgttatgaagtctactgggtacaagcaaggaaatggagatcataccctattcataaagcagagagatggtctggtgagtcttctccttgtctacgttgatgatatgattgtcactggcagtgatgaagaagaaaacagaaagatgaaggagagattagctaaagaattcgacctcaaggatctgggtaagctgagatactttctgggaatagagattgctcgatcagagacagggctggttatgaatcaaaggaagtacactcttgacttactaaaggagacaggtaaacttggttgtaggccctatcttactcctatagagtcgggaactaagataagtatcaagacgggcactattctggatgaggaaggaaaagggcgatatcagaggctagtaggtaagcttatctatcttactctaactcgccctgatatcacgtatgcggtaaatgtgctaagtcaatttatgcatgctcccacggattgtcactggaagagtgcagaaagagtgttgggatatctaaagaatgacccaggaaaaggactgctgtatactcgacaagacaaacttactattgagggctactcagatgcagattgggcaggttgcactgacacaaggaggtctactacagggtattgtatctttcttggaggtaacctagttgtttggagaagtaagaggcaagaagtatgttcgaggtctagtgctgaggctgagtacagggctgttgcaatgggggttacagagatgctgtggctgaagattcttttgactgatattggtgtggaactgggagataaaatgaagatgtactgtgacaacaagtctgcgattaatcttgccaataatccagttctacatgacaggaccaaacatgtggagattgaccgccattttatccgggaacgcattgactcaaaggagctgattctgccatatatgaagtctgaagatcaagttgcagacgtcctaactaaagggctttgtacttcttcattcgaaaagaatgttagcaagcttgacatgtttgacatgtatgccaagcttgagggggagtgttaaaatatgttgctgtgggaaccgggtccattcctggacccggttctatggggagcgggtaccgaggccggctcggtaccctaggcggcttctcctctctccctctttatattgtcacttgtgtttagtgttgaattaagtgaatataattttctctctcctagggttgcggtgagcacctaggtcagagcctccccgtggtttttcacctctttctgaggttttccacgtagattgtgtgttcgttctccactctctctctctttgtggttcgtgtttctacacttcacatagcgccaaagaggctgagatggattatccttCTCTACTGTAGCGGTATTAACACTACCACTGCTGCTTTCTACATTTCTGCTTCCTATAGGCAtcatttgttttcctttatcagccattacaacttatgttTGAAAAGCACCTAGCGAAAGAGCTGCAACACAGAACCAATAGAAACAGGGATCATTCCAAATAGATGAATCCTCTCACGAAACTATATATCACAACAATAACTAGGGAAGACGCAAAGATGAAAAATCTGCAAGAGGAGACTCAAACATGTCTCATAGTTAAGTTATTTGACCTCTTAATCAGAAAACGACCATCAATTAGCCAAACAGGTTGCCGAACacatttatcaaattatcaacaCATTGAATAATTCCAAAGCTAGAACC containing:
- the LOC126410520 gene encoding uncharacterized protein LOC126410520, yielding MAEAMGTQKDAVLDTGSASKTENVPIQVTSIRLTKDNYLSWSAALEIGITSRGRLSYITGDKPAPIKSDPQWATWALEDSQVKVWIISSVSSDIQPLILRKPTSFDMWTVLAKMYGRKKRHLRTYQIKRSIYSLTQGDLSVAAFYAALKTKWEELDYHVTDEWTCGSDHSLYWEKEWMDRTFLFLGGLRDEFESIRSQILNGDEIPGIEEVYARVESEEQRRQVMHLDTGHGPSAFVSRAAGTGQRPARHCTHCHKLGHSVDFCWDLHPEKRLVRGRPPSGKRSPSVSDSSQSNSSSGAKSKLSPAQLKELQAYISRLSTTPEESSTSEGAQLAQALVASTDQGLGDGEEDWDWFGY